A genomic segment from Falsibacillus pallidus encodes:
- a CDS encoding GNAT family N-acetyltransferase — protein sequence MKIVKQWNNEDSEFIRKNVIEHNMASLPEEVKSPVENVSFVVRDENEQIVGGVTGTMFWQHLHVDFLWVDELIREDGYGTKLMKEMEQWAREKKCRLMVVDTFSFQAPGFYRKLGFQEFGVVEDHPKGYKQYYFEKRLS from the coding sequence ATGAAAATTGTGAAGCAATGGAATAACGAAGACAGCGAGTTTATTAGAAAAAATGTGATTGAACATAATATGGCGTCTTTGCCGGAAGAAGTGAAATCACCGGTGGAAAATGTAAGCTTTGTGGTCCGGGATGAAAATGAACAGATTGTCGGCGGGGTGACGGGGACGATGTTCTGGCAGCACCTTCATGTCGATTTTCTCTGGGTGGATGAATTGATCCGAGAAGATGGGTACGGTACAAAGTTGATGAAGGAAATGGAGCAATGGGCAAGGGAGAAAAAGTGCAGGTTGATGGTGGTCGATACATTCAGCTTCCAGGCTCCAGGATTTTATCGTAAATTAGGCTTCCAGGAGTTCGGAGTTGTGGAAGATCATCCGAAGGGCTATAAACAGTATTATTTTGAAAAGCGATTAAGTTAA
- a CDS encoding STAS domain-containing protein has protein sequence MEKELKLIGKRILEQKYEIAKRVHHERTSHLSPDQLKNFPLTEKEMIEVRANFVTIFGEALQGDAELEKAYIDLFNWGEQTGEFVYKLGVPLDEALKDTTYYRMFIRDAIKDGVEAQSLSLDQAFKVLDIIDPLMDKAVYCFSLTYIHFYKVMLESAKHSFLELSVPVVPLTKGIAILPLIGTIDTERAALLMEETLNHASRLQLSHLILDLSGVPIIDTMVADQIFKVIDSLKLLGVQAVITGIRPEIAQTVVQLGLDFKSIMVRSNLSTAMKELVFVK, from the coding sequence ATGGAAAAGGAACTGAAGTTAATCGGCAAGAGGATTCTAGAGCAAAAATATGAAATAGCGAAAAGGGTTCATCATGAACGGACATCCCATTTATCACCGGACCAATTAAAGAACTTTCCGTTAACTGAAAAGGAAATGATTGAAGTACGCGCCAATTTTGTCACCATCTTCGGAGAAGCTCTTCAAGGGGATGCAGAATTGGAAAAAGCGTATATCGACCTCTTCAATTGGGGTGAGCAGACTGGTGAGTTTGTTTATAAACTTGGTGTTCCTTTGGATGAAGCCTTGAAAGATACAACGTATTACCGTATGTTCATCCGAGACGCCATTAAGGACGGGGTGGAGGCGCAATCCCTCTCACTTGATCAAGCATTCAAGGTGCTGGATATCATCGATCCCTTGATGGATAAAGCTGTTTACTGCTTTAGCCTTACCTACATCCATTTCTATAAAGTCATGCTCGAATCGGCCAAGCATTCATTCTTGGAATTGTCTGTTCCAGTCGTTCCATTGACGAAGGGAATTGCCATCCTGCCGTTGATCGGCACCATCGATACCGAGCGGGCAGCCCTCTTGATGGAAGAAACGCTGAATCATGCAAGCAGGCTCCAGCTAAGCCATTTGATTCTCGATCTATCCGGCGTTCCAATCATTGATACGATGGTAGCGGATCAGATTTTTAAAGTGATCGATTCATTGAAGCTTTTAGGCGTTCAAGCCGTTATTACAGGTATCCGTCCTGAAATTGCCCAAACCGTGGTGCAGCTGGGGCTTGATTTTAAATCCATCATGGTCCGTTCGAACTTAAGCACGGCTATGAAAGAATTAGTCTTTGTTAAATAA